In Camelina sativa cultivar DH55 chromosome 17, Cs, whole genome shotgun sequence, the genomic stretch tgtaatttttatggattttgagtgttcttggatcaattttttttatgtagctTGAGGAGAAGATGAGAGGTGGTAGTCTATGGCAGCTAGGGCAATCCATAACACGTCGTCTTGCTCAAACCGACAAGAAGGTTGTGTCACGCCGCTACTTTGCATCTGAAGCCGACCTGAAAAAGACTGCTCTTTATGACTTCCATGTCGCCCACGGCGGAAAGATGGTTCCTTTTGCTGGTTGGAGTATGCCAATTCAGTACAAAGATTCCATCATTGACTCAACGGTTAACTGCAGGCAAAATGGGAGTTTGTTTGATGTTGCACATATGTGTGGTTTGAGTCTTAAGGGTAAAGATTGCGTTCCTTTTCTTGAGACGCTTGTGGTTGCTGATGTGGCTGGTTTGGCTCCTGGAACTGGGAGCTTGACCGTGTTCACGAACGAGAAAGGAGGTGCCATTGATGACTCTGTGATTACCAAAGTGACAGATGACCATATCTATTTGGTAGTGAATGCTGGTTGTAGGGATAAGGATTTGGCTCACATTGAAGAACATATGAAAGCTTTCAAATCCAAAGGAGGTGATGTCTCGTGGCATATCCATGACGAGAGATCTCTTCTCGCCCTTCAGGTTTGGCTGTTACTTTTGAACTAAAAGATTGTTCCATTtgttgttctgttgttgctgTGTACTCGTAGTTACAGTACATTGCGATTGTGAACCTTGTGATGTAGGGTCCTTTGGCTGCTCCGGTGCTTCAACATCTGACTAAAGAAGACTTGAGCAAGCTTTACTTTGGGCAATTCCAGATTCTGGACATTAATGGTTCCACATGTTTCCTTACCAGGACCGGGTATAATCTCATGTCTCACTATCGCTTTGAGTCAGATGCTGTAACATATACTTGTTTCTTGGTTCAAGTAGACAATAGCTCATGAGTAAGAGTTCTGAAGCTCACATAGGTAATGATTGGGTCTGTTTTGGTTTCCAGGTATACAGGGGAAGATGGGTTTGAGATTTCGGTTCCATCTGAGCACGCAGTGGATCTAGCAAAAGCAATCTTGGAGAAATCCGAGGGTAAGATAAGGCTT encodes the following:
- the LOC104755441 gene encoding aminomethyltransferase, mitochondrial yields the protein MRGGSLWQLGQSITRRLAQTDKKVVSRRYFASEADLKKTALYDFHVAHGGKMVPFAGWSMPIQYKDSIIDSTVNCRQNGSLFDVAHMCGLSLKGKDCVPFLETLVVADVAGLAPGTGSLTVFTNEKGGAIDDSVITKVTDDHIYLVVNAGCRDKDLAHIEEHMKAFKSKGGDVSWHIHDERSLLALQGPLAAPVLQHLTKEDLSKLYFGQFQILDINGSTCFLTRTGYTGEDGFEISVPSEHAVDLAKAILEKSEGKIRLTGLGARDSLRLEAGLCLYGNDMEQHISPVEAGLTWAIGKRRRAEGGFLGADVILQQLKDGPTIRRVGFFSSGPPARSHSEVHDESGNKIGEITSGGFSPNLKKNIAMGYVKSGQHKTGTKVKILVRGKPYEGNITKMPFVATKYYKPT